The Prunus persica cultivar Lovell chromosome G7, Prunus_persica_NCBIv2, whole genome shotgun sequence genome has a segment encoding these proteins:
- the LOC109950486 gene encoding uncharacterized protein LOC109950486 isoform X3 encodes MAFGEKANIVASGTIVEINVPNQLVHNVPLGEGSIRVAVNCALKGDSPLPIPVKGVFETVGDALGSQVAWPQDLIVFDDKVKKEETTKEKLAKTLFKSISPTMPKSCNVLYAYAHQVMSKGQTISTNTDEDIFGVKKIVYIFQEQVIVFAEMREIGQAIIIAHISYLFRLVKSQQRDQVIGFMDPARTAHDPRYGNLWGHWILTIIDEDKDNVYVMDPLGARHPQDAWKAVLNKARRKDTYTQMELDEVQEELATHVLEWLFD; translated from the exons ATGGCTTTCGGCGAAAAGGCAAACATTGTTGCAAGTGGCACAATAGTTGAGATTAATGTGCCAAACCAGCTGGTTCATAATGTTCCTTTGGGAGAGGGGAGCATAAGAGTAGCTGTGAATTGTGCACTAAAGGGAGATTCTCCACTACCAATCCCTGTGAAAGGAGTGTTCGAAACGGTTGGAGATGCCCTTGGGTCGCAAGTAGCTTGGCCTCAAGATCTTATTGTCTTTGATGATAAAGTG AAGAAGGAGGAAACTACAAAGGAAAAATTAGCAAAGACTTTATTCAAGTCTATATCACCAACAATGCCAAAGTCTTGCAACGTTTTATATGCATACGCACATCAAGTGATGTCCAAAGGTCAGACTATCTCCACAAATACTGATGAGGACATATTTGGGGTGAAAAAGATTGTATACATCTTTCAAGAACAAGTTATCGTGTTCGCTGAAATGAGAGAAATAGGACAAGCTATAATAATTGCTCATATTAG CTATTTATTTCGCTTGGTAAAAAGCCAACAAAGGGATCAAGTGATTGGATTTATGGACCCAGCACGTACCGCACATGATCCAAGATATGGGAATTTGTG GGGACATTGGATCCTAACAATAATTGATGAGGACAAAGATAATGTGTATGTCATGGATCCTCTTGGGGCTCGTCACCCTCAAGATGCATGGAAAGCTGTTCTAAATAA AGCTAGAAGGAAGGACACGTACACCCAAATGGAATTGGATGAGGTGCAAGAAGAATTGGCAACTCATGTCCTAGAATGGCTTTTTGATTGA
- the LOC109950486 gene encoding uncharacterized protein LOC109950486 isoform X4, whose translation MAFGEKANIVASGTIVEINVPNQLVHNVPLGEGSIRVAVNCALKGDSPLPIPVKGVFETVGDALGSQVAWPQDLIVFDDKVKKEETTKEKLAKTLFKSISPTMPKSCNVLYAYAHQVMSKGQTISTNTDEDIFGVKKIVYIFQEQVIVFAEMREIGQAIIIAHISYLFRLVKSQQRDQVIGFMDPARTAHDPRYGNLWGHWILTIIDEDKDNVYVMDPLGARHPQDAWKAVLNNIELEGRTRTPKWNWMRCKKNWQLMS comes from the exons ATGGCTTTCGGCGAAAAGGCAAACATTGTTGCAAGTGGCACAATAGTTGAGATTAATGTGCCAAACCAGCTGGTTCATAATGTTCCTTTGGGAGAGGGGAGCATAAGAGTAGCTGTGAATTGTGCACTAAAGGGAGATTCTCCACTACCAATCCCTGTGAAAGGAGTGTTCGAAACGGTTGGAGATGCCCTTGGGTCGCAAGTAGCTTGGCCTCAAGATCTTATTGTCTTTGATGATAAAGTG AAGAAGGAGGAAACTACAAAGGAAAAATTAGCAAAGACTTTATTCAAGTCTATATCACCAACAATGCCAAAGTCTTGCAACGTTTTATATGCATACGCACATCAAGTGATGTCCAAAGGTCAGACTATCTCCACAAATACTGATGAGGACATATTTGGGGTGAAAAAGATTGTATACATCTTTCAAGAACAAGTTATCGTGTTCGCTGAAATGAGAGAAATAGGACAAGCTATAATAATTGCTCATATTAG CTATTTATTTCGCTTGGTAAAAAGCCAACAAAGGGATCAAGTGATTGGATTTATGGACCCAGCACGTACCGCACATGATCCAAGATATGGGAATTTGTG GGGACATTGGATCCTAACAATAATTGATGAGGACAAAGATAATGTGTATGTCATGGATCCTCTTGGGGCTCGTCACCCTCAAGATGCATGGAAAGCTGTTCTAAATAA tataGAGCTAGAAGGAAGGACACGTACACCCAAATGGAATTGGATGAGGTGCAAGAAGAATTGGCAACTCATGTCCTAG
- the LOC109950486 gene encoding uncharacterized protein LOC109950486 isoform X2 → MAFGEKANIVASGTIVEINVPNQLVHNVPLGEGSIRVAVNCALKGDSPLPIPVKGVFETVGDALGSQVAWPQDLIVFDDKVKKEETTKEKLAKTLFKSISPTMPKSCNVLYAYAHQVMSKGQTISTNTDEDIFGVKKIVYIFQEQVIVFAEMREIGQAIIIAHISYLFRLVKSQQRDQVIGFMDPARTAHDPRYGNLWGHWILTIIDEDKDNVYVMDPLGARHPQDAWKAVLNNGIKAFNAQIKRRTCKLPTWIMFSGAPKQSDGKSCGYFVMRYMKDI, encoded by the exons ATGGCTTTCGGCGAAAAGGCAAACATTGTTGCAAGTGGCACAATAGTTGAGATTAATGTGCCAAACCAGCTGGTTCATAATGTTCCTTTGGGAGAGGGGAGCATAAGAGTAGCTGTGAATTGTGCACTAAAGGGAGATTCTCCACTACCAATCCCTGTGAAAGGAGTGTTCGAAACGGTTGGAGATGCCCTTGGGTCGCAAGTAGCTTGGCCTCAAGATCTTATTGTCTTTGATGATAAAGTG AAGAAGGAGGAAACTACAAAGGAAAAATTAGCAAAGACTTTATTCAAGTCTATATCACCAACAATGCCAAAGTCTTGCAACGTTTTATATGCATACGCACATCAAGTGATGTCCAAAGGTCAGACTATCTCCACAAATACTGATGAGGACATATTTGGGGTGAAAAAGATTGTATACATCTTTCAAGAACAAGTTATCGTGTTCGCTGAAATGAGAGAAATAGGACAAGCTATAATAATTGCTCATATTAG CTATTTATTTCGCTTGGTAAAAAGCCAACAAAGGGATCAAGTGATTGGATTTATGGACCCAGCACGTACCGCACATGATCCAAGATATGGGAATTTGTG GGGACATTGGATCCTAACAATAATTGATGAGGACAAAGATAATGTGTATGTCATGGATCCTCTTGGGGCTCGTCACCCTCAAGATGCATGGAAAGCTGTTCTAAATAA TGGGATCAAAGCTTTCAATGCGCAAATTAAGAGACGAACTTGTAAATTACCGACATGGATTATGTTTTCG GGTGCTCCTAAACAAAGCGATGGCAAGTCATGTGGGTATTTTGTGATGAGATACATGAAAGACATTT AG
- the LOC109950486 gene encoding uncharacterized protein LOC109950486 isoform X1 — MAFGEKANIVASGTIVEINVPNQLVHNVPLGEGSIRVAVNCALKGDSPLPIPVKGVFETVGDALGSQVAWPQDLIVFDDKVKKEETTKEKLAKTLFKSISPTMPKSCNVLYAYAHQVMSKGQTISTNTDEDIFGVKKIVYIFQEQVIVFAEMREIGQAIIIAHISYLFRLVKSQQRDQVIGFMDPARTAHDPRYGNLWGHWILTIIDEDKDNVYVMDPLGARHPQDAWKAVLNNGIKAFNAQIKRRTCKLPTWIMFSGAPKQSDGKSCGYFVMRYMKDIL, encoded by the exons ATGGCTTTCGGCGAAAAGGCAAACATTGTTGCAAGTGGCACAATAGTTGAGATTAATGTGCCAAACCAGCTGGTTCATAATGTTCCTTTGGGAGAGGGGAGCATAAGAGTAGCTGTGAATTGTGCACTAAAGGGAGATTCTCCACTACCAATCCCTGTGAAAGGAGTGTTCGAAACGGTTGGAGATGCCCTTGGGTCGCAAGTAGCTTGGCCTCAAGATCTTATTGTCTTTGATGATAAAGTG AAGAAGGAGGAAACTACAAAGGAAAAATTAGCAAAGACTTTATTCAAGTCTATATCACCAACAATGCCAAAGTCTTGCAACGTTTTATATGCATACGCACATCAAGTGATGTCCAAAGGTCAGACTATCTCCACAAATACTGATGAGGACATATTTGGGGTGAAAAAGATTGTATACATCTTTCAAGAACAAGTTATCGTGTTCGCTGAAATGAGAGAAATAGGACAAGCTATAATAATTGCTCATATTAG CTATTTATTTCGCTTGGTAAAAAGCCAACAAAGGGATCAAGTGATTGGATTTATGGACCCAGCACGTACCGCACATGATCCAAGATATGGGAATTTGTG GGGACATTGGATCCTAACAATAATTGATGAGGACAAAGATAATGTGTATGTCATGGATCCTCTTGGGGCTCGTCACCCTCAAGATGCATGGAAAGCTGTTCTAAATAA TGGGATCAAAGCTTTCAATGCGCAAATTAAGAGACGAACTTGTAAATTACCGACATGGATTATGTTTTCG GGTGCTCCTAAACAAAGCGATGGCAAGTCATGTGGGTATTTTGTGATGAGATACATGAAAGACATTT tataG